Genomic segment of Longimicrobiaceae bacterium:
CACGCACTGCAACCAGGAGCCGGTGGTCGCGTGCAAGCCGCACCGCCTGCACGACGTCGTCGCTCCCGCGGCAGCGGATAATGAGCGCTGGTCGACGATCGATCATCCCGTTCCAGATCGATCTTGCACTTTCGTAGTCCGGGGATGAGGCGGTCAGCAGGTCTCCCTTGAGGCGGGACCGGAGGCGGTCAAGGACTGCTGCGTCGAGGCGGGTGGACGATCCGTCCAGCGTGCGGATGGAGAGGAACATGCCGGGCTCCTTGCACGGAGGGTTCGGCGGCGGGGCGACGGCGCCGGATCACGCCACGTCCCGGCCACCGGGGACAGCCCGGGACGGGATGGCTGTGGCCCAGCACCCATATTAGGGGTGGTCCGGGCCAGGAAAAGGTTCCTGTTTCGCGTGGGCGATGGTGGCGGCAGAGTACCGATTCACGGCAGGGGGGCGGGCACCGGACCAACCCGCGGGCCTGCTGGCGGTGGGGGGCGCGAGCGGCCACGCAATTTCTGCCGGACCCGATCCGGGCGGTGGCTTTGTCAGGGAGTGAATAGGGAACAAAAGCGGCCCTGGAGGGAACCACGGGGACAATCTTCCGCGCCGTGAGGGGATCCCACTCCCGCGTCCGGCGCGCGAAGCTCCACGATCCTTCGATGAAGACGATCATCATAGCCGCGGGCGCGTGCCTGCTCCCTTTGAGCTCGGTCGCCTGTACCGGTTCGACCGGCGCCCAGGCGCTCCGCGGCCCTGGACCTTCCCCTGCCGACACCATGCAGATCAACCCCTTGCTCGCTCCCTGGATGGGCCCTTATGGCGGCGTGCCGCCCTGGGATCGCGTTCGCCCGGCCGATTTTCCGGAGGCCTTCAGGATCGCCATCGACCGGCGGCGAGCCGAGATCGAGGCGATCGCCAACAACCCCGACTCGCCCACCTTCGAGAACACGTTCGTGCCGCTCGAAGACGCCGGCCGGGAGCTCGATCGGGTGCGCGCCCTCTTCGGAGTGCTCACCAACAACCTCAGCACCCCCGAAGTCCAGACCATCGAGCGCGAGTGGTCCCCTCGACTGGCCGCCGCCTCGGACGAGATCGTCTTCAACCAGGCGCTCTTTCGGCGAATCGAGAGCATCTACGAGAACCGTGAGCGCAGCGGCCTCACGCCCGAGCAGCAGAGGCTGGTCGAGCTCACCTACCAGCGTTTTGTGCGCGCCGGAGCGAAGCTGGACTCGCTGCAGAAGGAGCGGCTGAGCAAGCTGAACCAGGAGCTCGCGGGGCTCTTCGCCGAGTTCGCCAACCGGGTGCTGGCGGACGAGAACAGCTGGGTGCACATCGAGAACGAAGAGGACCTCGCCGGTCTGCCGGCTTCGCTGCGGGCCTCGTACCGGGCTGCCGCGGAAGAGCGAGGGCTCCCCGGCTGGGCCGTCGTCAACACCCGATCCAGCGTCGATCCGCTCCTGACCTTCGCGGAGAATCGATCGCTACGGGAGCGGGTGTGGAAGGCGTTCAAGAATCGGGGAGACAACGGCGACCCCAACGACACCAAGGAGATCATCGAGCGGATCGTCCGTCTGCGTGCGGAGCGGGCAAGGCTACTGGGCTTCGAGAGCCACGCCCACTGGCGCATGCAGGGCACGATGGCGGAGGATCCCGAGCGGGCGAGAGAGCTGATGCTGCGGGTGTGGCCAGCGGCAGTCGCGCGGGTCCGCGAGGAGGTGGCCGACATGCAGGCGATCGCGGATCGGGAGGGAGCCGGCATTACCATCGAGCCGTGGGACTACCTCTACTACGCCGAGAAGGTCCGGCAGGAGCGGTACGATCTCGATCAGAACGAGATCAAGCCCTACTTCGAGCTGGACAACATGATGCGGGCCGTGTTCTGGACCGCCGAGCAGCTCTACGGCCTCACCTTCCACGAGATCACCGGCCAGGTGCCGGTCTTCCATCCGGACGTGCGCGTCTGGGAGGTCCGGGAGGGTGATCAGCACGTGGGCCTCTTCTACAGCGACAACTTCGCCCGCGGCGGCAAGCGCTCGGGAGCCTGGGCGACCACCTATCGCAGCCACGAGAGTTTCACCGGGGAAGAGATCACTCCGCTCGCCTCGAACAACAACAACTTCGTCAAGGGAGCTCCAGGCGAGCCGGTGCTGATTTCTCTAGACGACGCGGAGACGCTCTTCCACGAGTTTGGCCATGCGCTGCACGCCCTGCTCTCGGAGGTGCGCTATCCGGGGCTGGCCACAACGCCGCGTGACTTCGTCGAGTACCCGTCGCAGGTGCTCGAGCACTGGGTGCTCACGCGGCCTGTATTGGACCGTTTCGCCCGCCACTACCAGACGGGTGAGCCGATGCCCCAGGAGCTGGTGGAGCGGATCGAGGCGAGCCGCACCTTCAACCAGGGATACGCCACCACCGAGTACCTGGCGGCGGCGCTGGTGGACATGGCGCTACACACCCTGCCCGATGGAGATATCGATGCCGCGGAGTTCGAGCGGCAGGCCCTCGAGGAGATCGGCATGCCGCGCGAGATCGCGCTACGGCACCGGCTGCCGCATTTCAACCACCTCTTCACCAGCGACGCCTACTCGGCTGGCTATTACAGCTACCTCTGGTCGGAGGTGATGGACGCGGACACGTGGAAGG
This window contains:
- a CDS encoding M3 family metallopeptidase, which produces MKTIIIAAGACLLPLSSVACTGSTGAQALRGPGPSPADTMQINPLLAPWMGPYGGVPPWDRVRPADFPEAFRIAIDRRRAEIEAIANNPDSPTFENTFVPLEDAGRELDRVRALFGVLTNNLSTPEVQTIEREWSPRLAAASDEIVFNQALFRRIESIYENRERSGLTPEQQRLVELTYQRFVRAGAKLDSLQKERLSKLNQELAGLFAEFANRVLADENSWVHIENEEDLAGLPASLRASYRAAAEERGLPGWAVVNTRSSVDPLLTFAENRSLRERVWKAFKNRGDNGDPNDTKEIIERIVRLRAERARLLGFESHAHWRMQGTMAEDPERARELMLRVWPAAVARVREEVADMQAIADREGAGITIEPWDYLYYAEKVRQERYDLDQNEIKPYFELDNMMRAVFWTAEQLYGLTFHEITGQVPVFHPDVRVWEVREGDQHVGLFYSDNFARGGKRSGAWATTYRSHESFTGEEITPLASNNNNFVKGAPGEPVLISLDDAETLFHEFGHALHALLSEVRYPGLATTPRDFVEYPSQVLEHWVLTRPVLDRFARHYQTGEPMPQELVERIEASRTFNQGYATTEYLAAALVDMALHTLPDGDIDAAEFERQALEEIGMPREIALRHRLPHFNHLFTSDAYSAGYYSYLWSEVMDADTWKAFEESGNVFDPELAARMREYILAPGNSTDRAEAYRQFRGRDPRVEALLEVRGFPVEAVQ